TCAGCAGTAAAGTGGCCACCGCCATGACCAAACAAAGCCGCGATAGTGCCGGAGCAGAGCGAATCTCAGAGCGTTCCAGTTGAAAACCATTGGCCTTCTCATCTAAAAATTCGGCGTTGCATAATATAAAATGATGTGGAGTCAAGGAAGTCCATCATGAATTGTCCTCATTGTGCCAGCACCAACGTTGTCAAGAATGGGCATCGCAACGGCAAACAAAGCTACCTGTGCCGAGACTGCCGCCGCCAGTTCC
This Leptolyngbya sp. CCY15150 DNA region includes the following protein-coding sequences:
- a CDS encoding IS1 family transposase, with protein sequence MNCPHCASTNVVKNGHRNGKQSYLCRDCRRQF